A genomic stretch from Moraxella nasicaprae includes:
- a CDS encoding transferrin-binding protein-like solute binding protein, giving the protein MKHIQKHPLAVLIGAVMLTACSSGGGGFDLPSTGSTAIPVATKPNTAGTTGSGGSGGQSTTQTTPAAPPSYQDENNQRRTIDTSTSQAALGYVVDIPRRHNNAEIANIQTPKATNYALDNLPYADEIKARPKASEDGLVHSHDGGSPSRTRSFDYVRSGYFIDTEAGVLFIKNEETGKRDMYQGASGVVYYQGTRPSTTLPTQSIKYQGVWDFVSNADKTRTNLADGFTRDNQSSPANASGATPLDAYVNHRIDGKKLAHSSEFDVDFGSKTLTGKLYSNGYVATQDSEQKINENYTVDAKIHGNRFKGTATATQNNHEIFGKNGELEGGFFGEKAEELAGKFLAEDNSLFATFAAKRDKVSDDDLQKSFDAISIATDTDNLQKSDLDTFGNVAYLVLDGKPLSLLPADKTKFADMAFYDTVVHQHNDKSISVGVCCNNLDYVKFGNYATANQDGGVTRLSDGHLFLLGERTDTNKIPNSGTAHYRGTWEGYIESKDGRRWSESAGNGEADNRSRFDMDFGNKSFTGKLIAKNGTEDLPLLTLDGKIIGNGFTGTAKTRANGFTLDAGSTGNAAIAHLNADVIGGFYGPDGLEIGGIIHANQANADKVGIVFGGKRQTKK; this is encoded by the coding sequence ATGAAACATATCCAAAAACACCCACTTGCTGTTCTGATTGGTGCCGTCATGCTGACCGCTTGTTCTAGTGGTGGCGGTGGTTTTGATTTACCAAGCACAGGCAGTACCGCCATACCAGTCGCCACCAAACCAAACACAGCAGGTACGACTGGCTCGGGTGGCTCGGGCGGTCAGTCCACCACCCAGACCACGCCAGCAGCCCCACCCAGCTATCAAGATGAAAACAATCAAAGACGCACCATTGACACCAGTACCAGTCAAGCAGCCTTGGGTTATGTGGTTGATATTCCACGCCGTCATAACAATGCTGAAATCGCCAATATTCAGACACCAAAAGCCACCAATTATGCACTAGACAATCTGCCTTATGCTGACGAAATCAAAGCCAGACCAAAAGCCAGCGAAGACGGCTTGGTGCATTCTCACGACGGTGGTTCGCCATCTCGCACTCGCTCATTTGATTATGTGCGTTCAGGTTATTTTATTGACACCGAAGCTGGCGTATTGTTTATCAAAAATGAAGAAACAGGCAAACGAGATATGTATCAAGGGGCATCTGGCGTGGTCTATTATCAAGGCACAAGACCCTCAACCACCCTGCCCACGCAAAGTATCAAATATCAAGGTGTTTGGGATTTTGTGAGTAATGCCGATAAAACTCGCACCAATTTGGCTGATGGCTTTACCAGAGACAACCAAAGCTCACCTGCCAACGCATCAGGGGCAACCCCGCTTGATGCCTATGTCAATCACAGAATTGATGGCAAAAAATTGGCTCACAGTAGCGAATTTGATGTAGATTTTGGTTCAAAAACTTTGACAGGTAAACTTTATAGCAATGGCTATGTCGCCACACAAGACAGCGAGCAAAAAATCAACGAAAACTACACCGTCGATGCCAAAATTCACGGCAATCGCTTCAAAGGCACCGCCACAGCCACGCAGAACAATCACGAGATTTTTGGTAAAAATGGCGAACTTGAAGGCGGGTTTTTTGGTGAAAAAGCCGAAGAACTGGCAGGTAAATTTCTAGCCGAAGATAACTCTTTATTTGCCACTTTTGCCGCCAAAAGAGACAAAGTTAGCGATGATGACTTACAAAAATCATTTGATGCCATCAGTATCGCCACCGATACTGACAATCTACAAAAAAGCGATTTGGACACTTTTGGTAATGTGGCTTACTTGGTATTAGATGGCAAGCCTTTATCGCTCCTACCAGCAGACAAAACCAAATTTGCCGATATGGCATTTTATGATACCGTTGTACACCAGCACAATGACAAGAGCATCTCTGTTGGTGTATGTTGCAATAATTTAGACTATGTCAAATTTGGCAACTATGCCACCGCCAATCAAGATGGTGGCGTAACCAGACTAAGCGATGGGCATTTGTTCTTGCTTGGCGAACGCACTGATACCAATAAAATCCCAAATTCAGGCACAGCACACTATCGAGGTACTTGGGAAGGCTATATTGAAAGTAAAGATGGTCGCAGATGGTCAGAGAGTGCTGGTAATGGCGAGGCGGACAATCGTTCACGCTTTGATATGGATTTTGGCAACAAAAGTTTTACAGGCAAGCTCATCGCCAAAAATGGCACAGAGGATTTACCACTGCTGACACTTGATGGCAAAATCATTGGCAATGGCTTTACAGGCACAGCCAAAACTCGTGCAAATGGCTTTACGCTTGACGCTGGTAGCACAGGCAATGCCGCCATCGCTCATCTAAATGCTGATGTTATTGGCGGATTCTATGGACCAGACGGTTTGGAGATTGGTGGTATCATTCACGCCAATCAAGCTAATGCAGATAAAGTTGGCATTGTCTTTGGTGGTAAACGCCAAACCAAAAAATAA
- a CDS encoding lactoferrin/transferrin family TonB-dependent receptor, producing MNHFHQKPTMLFLAISTILFSSIAHAQQTDDDNDETVVNLGTQTANIKLRTTRKTNEITGLGKIAKQSRDIDQEMVLGIRDLTRYDPGISVVEQGRGATSGYAIRGVDKNRVAISVDGLSQAQSYLTRRTLAGSGSINEIEYENIKSIELSKGASSSEYGNGALGGAVGFVTKDPSDVLKDGQNWGVDTKSSYSSKNKQFTQSVSGAVKLGNFEQLAIYTHKEGEETHGHKAADDYVHHYQPLTGYFEEYRLNSSTPEVRNRGYYLVADDCPTLDCTPTIIASPNNNKTPIRTTPALTDKEQLQANSTRYPTHTASTKAYTGIDRIHANPMEQKSQSIFYKAGYDITPAHRVEGVAEYTKQRYDIQDMTLPAYYTQSDVDGQPSRLTQGSVNAETGLAVGNSGIPDVADNPLSGLVFNIGSSKYGARYSRTRYFDERHNKNRLGLSYHYTSPDKKGLIDHAQIQLDRQVIDLDSTVHLGRCNDYPNLDKCRASIDKPWSWYGSEQNNYQEKQLSLRLNFDKLFHLAGGRHKLSLSTGINDLRSILARQAMQVEYVSAGYDNIYHQGHNGSYEKPYIYQRVTPTLQTLSSCNESNGDNNSCQPRIIDGKQYHLAVRHHAHLNPYLDLGLGVRYDHHRFDSDDSWTVTDNYHNISYNAGINFRPTDNLVLSYRYANGFRVPSFYELYGDRVGASGKDNEYSNRGYTSRVAPKAEKSHNHEFGIGILGKFGQLETSVFYNQYKNLIARGDRSKAIIRITDFYNMQDISLQGVNVLGKLFWHDVSAKLLDGLYSTLAYNHIKVKKRQIHDGFTMTTDPILDAIQPARVVAGIGYDDPDGQWGFYHTLTYSQAKKADELTGNAYYGIYRVNLNSKTSKDWYTHDLTAYRRLGRHFTLRAGVYNLMNHKYSTWESVRQSGVNAVNQDFGTNTARYAAPGRNFVLTLESKF from the coding sequence ATGAATCATTTTCATCAAAAACCAACCATGCTATTTTTGGCAATCAGCACCATTTTATTTAGTAGCATTGCTCACGCTCAGCAGACCGATGACGACAATGATGAAACCGTCGTCAATCTTGGCACTCAAACCGCCAATATCAAACTTCGCACCACACGCAAAACCAACGAAATCACAGGACTTGGTAAAATCGCCAAACAAAGTCGTGATATTGACCAAGAAATGGTACTGGGCATTCGTGATTTGACTCGCTATGATCCTGGCATTTCGGTTGTCGAGCAAGGTCGTGGAGCAACTTCTGGCTATGCCATTCGTGGTGTAGATAAAAACCGAGTTGCTATTAGTGTCGATGGACTTAGTCAAGCACAATCTTATCTGACACGACGGACGCTGGCAGGTAGTGGCTCTATCAATGAAATTGAATATGAAAACATCAAAAGTATTGAGCTAAGCAAAGGGGCAAGTTCTTCCGAATATGGCAATGGTGCTTTGGGCGGTGCGGTTGGTTTTGTTACCAAAGACCCAAGTGATGTGCTTAAAGATGGGCAAAATTGGGGTGTGGATACCAAAAGCAGTTATAGTAGCAAAAACAAGCAATTTACCCAATCTGTCTCTGGTGCGGTCAAGCTGGGCAATTTTGAGCAACTTGCCATCTATACACACAAAGAAGGAGAGGAAACTCACGGGCATAAAGCCGCTGATGATTATGTGCATCATTATCAGCCTTTGACAGGTTATTTTGAAGAATATCGACTCAATAGCAGTACGCCAGAAGTACGCAATCGTGGCTACTATCTGGTAGCTGATGACTGCCCGACACTTGACTGCACCCCAACAATCATCGCCAGTCCAAATAATAACAAAACCCCCATTCGTACCACGCCAGCACTGACTGATAAAGAGCAGCTGCAGGCAAACAGCACTCGCTATCCAACGCATACCGCTAGCACCAAAGCCTATACAGGCATTGATCGCATTCACGCCAATCCTATGGAACAAAAAAGCCAATCCATTTTTTATAAAGCAGGCTATGACATCACACCAGCACATCGTGTGGAGGGTGTGGCTGAATACACCAAACAAAGGTACGACATTCAAGATATGACTTTGCCCGCCTACTACACACAAAGTGATGTTGATGGTCAGCCAAGCCGTCTAACACAAGGCAGTGTCAATGCCGAGACGGGGCTTGCTGTGGGCAACTCTGGCATTCCTGATGTGGCGGATAATCCTTTGAGTGGACTGGTGTTTAACATTGGCAGCAGTAAATATGGGGCAAGATATAGTCGCACTCGATATTTTGACGAGCGACACAACAAAAATCGTCTGGGTTTATCATATCATTATACAAGCCCTGATAAAAAAGGTCTGATTGACCACGCCCAAATCCAGCTAGACAGACAAGTCATTGATTTGGATAGCACTGTGCATTTGGGGCGTTGTAATGATTATCCCAATTTGGACAAATGCCGTGCCAGTATTGATAAGCCTTGGTCTTGGTATGGGAGCGAGCAAAACAACTATCAAGAAAAACAACTGTCGCTACGCCTAAATTTTGATAAGCTCTTTCATTTGGCTGGCGGACGGCACAAACTTAGTCTAAGCACTGGCATCAACGACCTACGCTCTATTTTGGCACGCCAAGCAATGCAGGTAGAATATGTCTCAGCAGGCTATGACAACATCTACCATCAAGGACATAATGGCTCTTATGAAAAACCCTATATTTATCAAAGAGTAACACCAACCCTACAAACACTCTCATCGTGTAACGAATCCAATGGCGATAACAACAGCTGCCAGCCACGCATCATCGATGGCAAACAATACCATCTGGCAGTGCGTCATCACGCCCATCTGAACCCTTATTTGGATTTGGGGCTGGGCGTACGCTACGACCATCATCGCTTTGATTCAGATGACAGCTGGACAGTAACGGATAATTATCACAACATATCCTACAATGCTGGCATTAACTTTCGCCCAACCGACAATCTGGTATTATCCTATCGCTATGCCAATGGATTTCGTGTGCCGTCATTTTATGAATTATATGGCGATAGGGTCGGTGCGTCTGGCAAAGATAATGAATATTCTAATAGAGGCTACACCAGCCGAGTGGCTCCAAAGGCTGAAAAATCGCATAACCACGAATTTGGCATTGGAATTTTGGGCAAATTTGGTCAGTTAGAAACCAGCGTTTTTTATAATCAGTATAAAAATTTGATTGCTCGTGGCGATCGATCAAAAGCAATCATACGCATTACCGATTTTTATAATATGCAAGACATCAGCTTGCAAGGCGTGAATGTGCTAGGCAAACTCTTTTGGCATGATGTGTCCGCCAAATTACTAGACGGTCTATATTCCACGCTCGCCTACAACCATATCAAGGTCAAAAAACGCCAAATCCATGATGGTTTTACGATGACAACCGATCCCATCTTGGATGCAATCCAGCCTGCCCGTGTGGTTGCTGGTATCGGCTATGATGACCCAGACGGTCAATGGGGCTTTTATCACACCTTGACATATTCGCAAGCAAAGAAAGCGGACGAGCTGACAGGCAATGCGTACTATGGCATCTATCGTGTCAATCTTAATAGCAAAACCAGCAAAGATTGGTACACGCACGATTTGACCGCCTATCGCCGCTTGGGTCGTCATTTTACCTTGCGTGCTGGCGTGTATAATCTGATGAATCACAAATACAGCACTTGGGAGAGTGTGCGACAATCGGGTGTCAATGCCGTCAATCAAGATTTTGGCACAAACACCGCTCGCTACGCTGCTCCTGGTCGAAATTTTGTACTGACCTTGGAAAGTAAATTTTAG
- a CDS encoding DUF2062 domain-containing protein: protein MPKNKLKAWLPTPEKLRENRLVGMFAPFLADPRLWQMNRNSLNRAVFIGVLAAFFPLPGQMPLAIIGSLLVRANIPMAIALTWITNPLTAIPVFWVAYCLGAFLLGEPILGIRDIGVFLTDLTLWLTADGINPFTRHQIFSWQAFALGLVLSAIITSTVLGLAFRWFWQYRTIKDWQARHGYNAKAPKFSSQKGHKQREQQKQPIDEDFSI from the coding sequence ATGCCAAAGAATAAACTAAAAGCCTGGTTACCCACTCCTGAAAAACTTCGTGAAAACCGACTGGTTGGTATGTTTGCACCATTTTTGGCAGACCCTAGACTTTGGCAGATGAACCGAAATTCTTTAAATCGTGCGGTATTTATCGGTGTATTAGCAGCATTTTTTCCCCTGCCAGGTCAGATGCCACTTGCCATCATTGGTTCGCTTTTGGTTCGTGCCAACATTCCTATGGCGATAGCCTTAACTTGGATTACTAATCCTTTGACCGCCATTCCTGTATTTTGGGTGGCGTATTGCTTAGGAGCATTTTTGCTAGGCGAGCCAATTTTGGGCATACGGGACATCGGTGTGTTTTTAACCGACTTAACGCTATGGCTAACTGCTGATGGCATCAACCCTTTTACCCGTCATCAGATTTTTTCTTGGCAGGCGTTTGCCTTAGGCTTAGTATTATCCGCCATCATCACCAGTACCGTGCTAGGATTGGCGTTTCGCTGGTTTTGGCAATATCGCACCATCAAAGATTGGCAAGCACGACATGGATATAACGCCAAAGCACCCAAATTTTCTAGCCAAAAAGGTCATAAGCAACGAGAACAACAAAAACAACCGATTGATGAAGATTTTTCCATCTAA